The proteins below come from a single Burkholderia humptydooensis genomic window:
- a CDS encoding DJ-1/PfpI family protein, translating into MAAKKILFLTGDFAEDYETMVPFQALLAVGHHVDAVCPGKRAGDKVKTAIHDFEGDQTYTEKPGHQFTLNATFDDVDATGYDALAVAGGRAPEYLRLDPKVIALVRAFAEAKKPIAAICHAAQLLAAADVIRGKRISAYPACAPEVRLAGGEYADIPVDAAVTDAPFVTAPAWPAHPAWLSQFLALLGTRIEL; encoded by the coding sequence ATGGCAGCAAAGAAGATTCTGTTTCTGACGGGCGATTTCGCCGAAGACTACGAGACGATGGTGCCGTTCCAGGCGCTCCTCGCGGTCGGCCATCACGTCGACGCGGTATGCCCCGGCAAGCGCGCGGGCGACAAGGTGAAGACGGCGATCCACGATTTCGAAGGCGACCAGACCTACACGGAAAAGCCCGGCCACCAGTTCACGCTGAACGCGACGTTCGACGACGTCGACGCGACGGGCTACGACGCGCTCGCGGTCGCGGGCGGCCGCGCGCCCGAGTATCTGCGGCTCGACCCGAAAGTGATCGCGCTCGTGCGCGCGTTCGCCGAAGCGAAGAAGCCGATTGCGGCAATTTGTCACGCCGCGCAGTTGCTCGCGGCGGCCGACGTGATCCGCGGCAAGCGGATCTCGGCCTACCCGGCGTGCGCGCCGGAAGTGCGGCTCGCGGGCGGCGAGTATGCGGACATTCCGGTCGACGCGGCCGTCACCGACGCGCCGTTCGTCACCGCGCCCGCGTGGCCCGCGCATCCCGCGTGGCTGTCGCAATTCCTCGCGCTGCTCGGCACCCGCATCGAGCTCTGA
- a CDS encoding MarR family winged helix-turn-helix transcriptional regulator: MEEQDRIAILQQFGRTYRAFMSAFEAHVGQPLPRWRIMVALEQHGGASSQKRLVELLRVDPGALTRQLKTLETLGWIEREADARDNRVTNVKLTQAGRAAFEACLPRRNAFLHDTMASLPDDVLNALSGALTMLEARVAEAGAK, from the coding sequence ATGGAAGAACAGGACCGCATCGCGATCTTGCAGCAGTTCGGACGCACGTACCGCGCGTTCATGTCCGCGTTCGAGGCGCACGTCGGCCAGCCGCTGCCGCGCTGGCGCATCATGGTCGCGCTCGAGCAGCACGGCGGCGCGTCGTCGCAGAAGCGGCTCGTCGAGCTGCTGCGCGTCGATCCGGGTGCGCTCACACGCCAGTTGAAGACGCTCGAGACGCTCGGCTGGATCGAGCGCGAAGCCGATGCGCGCGACAATCGCGTGACGAACGTGAAGCTCACGCAGGCCGGGCGCGCGGCGTTCGAGGCGTGCCTGCCGCGCCGCAACGCGTTCCTGCACGATACGATGGCGTCGCTGCCGGACGACGTGCTCAATGCGCTGTCCGGCGCGTTGACGATGCTGGAGGCGCGCGTCGCCGAAGCCGGCGCGAAGTGA
- a CDS encoding MDR family MFS transporter yields MAVHTAAHHSSGQVLPFRESLLAMLGISFVTMLVALDQTVVGTALPTIVAELRGFDLYAWVATSYLLASVITVPIFGRLGDYYGRKPFVIASLAVFTGASVLCGMAHDMLSLVLARALQGVGGGMLVGTAFACIPDLFPDSVVRLRWQVLMSSAFGIANAVGPSLGGVLTQHYGWRAVFYVNLPVGLLSLLFVWRYLPHLRHVEHTARMRLDWPGALLIAATLGAMQLFVEWLPKYGIGGWPTLLLVVALAGGAALWRWEKRCAQPILPFDMFSNRALSALFILAILAGFAMFSLLFYAPLLFQGGFGMSPQQAGVVITPLVVFITIGSIMNGRVITRIRRPNAMLYAGFLLFAIACAGVVASTHATPGWALMALMVAGGVGLGFVLPNLTVFAQQTAGREHLGIATALLQSLRMVGGMVGTALTGTLVNQLYASGVRDALAADGALRWQARLADPQVLIDRAAQSRVVDELVRAGHHGAHLLEAARESLVGAIHIGIAVGALVALAAVWQSRRVPPVELRRKLEPTVVAE; encoded by the coding sequence ATGGCTGTCCATACCGCCGCCCACCATTCGAGCGGGCAAGTCCTTCCGTTTCGCGAATCGTTGCTCGCAATGCTCGGCATTTCCTTCGTCACGATGCTCGTCGCGCTCGACCAGACCGTCGTCGGCACCGCGCTGCCGACGATCGTCGCCGAGCTGCGCGGCTTCGACCTGTACGCGTGGGTCGCGACGTCGTATCTGCTCGCGTCGGTGATCACCGTGCCGATCTTCGGGCGGCTCGGCGATTACTACGGGCGCAAGCCGTTCGTGATCGCATCGCTCGCCGTGTTCACGGGCGCATCGGTGCTGTGCGGGATGGCGCACGACATGCTGTCGCTCGTGCTCGCGCGCGCGCTGCAGGGCGTCGGCGGCGGGATGCTCGTCGGCACCGCGTTCGCGTGCATTCCGGACCTCTTTCCCGATTCGGTCGTGCGGCTGCGCTGGCAGGTGCTGATGAGCTCGGCGTTCGGGATCGCGAACGCGGTCGGGCCGTCGCTCGGCGGCGTGCTGACGCAGCACTACGGCTGGCGCGCGGTGTTCTACGTGAACCTGCCGGTCGGCCTGCTGTCGCTCCTCTTCGTCTGGCGCTATCTGCCGCACCTGCGGCATGTCGAGCACACGGCCAGGATGCGGCTCGACTGGCCGGGCGCGCTCCTCATCGCGGCGACGCTCGGCGCGATGCAGTTGTTCGTCGAATGGCTGCCGAAGTACGGCATCGGCGGCTGGCCGACGCTCCTGCTCGTCGTCGCGCTCGCGGGCGGCGCCGCGCTGTGGCGCTGGGAGAAGCGCTGCGCGCAGCCGATTCTGCCGTTCGACATGTTCTCGAACCGCGCGCTGTCCGCGCTCTTCATTCTCGCGATCCTCGCCGGTTTCGCGATGTTCTCGCTGCTCTTCTACGCGCCGCTGCTGTTCCAGGGCGGCTTCGGGATGTCGCCGCAGCAGGCGGGCGTCGTCATCACGCCGCTCGTCGTGTTCATCACGATCGGCAGCATCATGAACGGCCGCGTGATCACGCGCATCCGCCGCCCGAACGCGATGCTGTACGCGGGCTTCCTGCTGTTCGCGATTGCGTGCGCGGGCGTCGTCGCGTCGACGCATGCGACGCCCGGCTGGGCGCTGATGGCGCTGATGGTTGCGGGCGGCGTGGGCCTCGGCTTCGTGCTGCCGAACCTGACCGTGTTCGCGCAGCAGACGGCGGGCCGCGAGCATCTCGGGATCGCGACCGCGCTGCTGCAGTCGCTGCGGATGGTGGGCGGGATGGTCGGCACGGCGCTCACCGGCACGCTCGTCAACCAGCTCTACGCGAGCGGCGTGCGCGACGCGCTCGCCGCGGACGGCGCGCTGCGCTGGCAGGCGCGCCTCGCCGATCCGCAGGTGCTGATCGACCGCGCCGCGCAGTCGCGCGTGGTGGACGAACTCGTGCGCGCCGGGCATCATGGCGCCCATTTGCTCGAAGCGGCGCGCGAATCGCTCGTCGGCGCGATCCATATCGGCATCGCGGTCGGCGCGCTCGTCGCGCTCGCGGCGGTGTGGCAAAGCCGCCGCGTGCCGCCCGTCGAGCTGCGCCGCAAGCTCGAGCCGACCGTCGTCGCCGAATGA
- a CDS encoding EcsC family protein, whose product MEPLTIVAGPTLSAADLDTLRRAKLALESPSLTIKLTSVVGAPVEKMIGKLPGFATDKINDATQLALRKCLHIALRTLGKSGGVASEGETPGKPSNLLHKLAVATTGAAGGAFGLLALPVELPVTTTLMFRSICDIARSEGEDLSSAEAQLQCLAVLGMGGGFGPLPGAGKTGGKTAGEPRERDGHERQGEHWEHWEHDKEEEDADIGYFVLRGALAQAVSKASSEIASKGFATHGSAALLRLVQSIASRFSVQVTEQIAAKSIPAIGAVLGATVNTLFIDHFQQAAHGHFAVRRLERKYGQAAVKAAYQAIDASAVR is encoded by the coding sequence ATGGAACCGCTCACAATCGTTGCCGGGCCGACGCTGTCGGCCGCGGATCTCGACACGCTGCGGCGCGCGAAGCTCGCGCTCGAAAGCCCGTCGCTGACGATCAAGCTGACGAGCGTCGTCGGCGCGCCGGTCGAGAAGATGATCGGCAAGCTGCCCGGCTTCGCGACCGACAAGATCAACGACGCGACGCAGCTCGCGCTGCGCAAGTGCCTGCACATCGCGCTGCGCACGCTCGGCAAGTCGGGCGGCGTCGCGAGCGAGGGCGAGACGCCGGGCAAGCCGAGCAACCTGCTGCACAAGCTCGCCGTCGCGACGACGGGCGCGGCGGGCGGCGCGTTCGGCCTCCTCGCGCTGCCCGTCGAGCTGCCCGTCACGACGACGCTGATGTTCCGGTCGATCTGCGACATCGCGCGCAGCGAGGGCGAGGATCTGTCGAGCGCCGAGGCGCAGTTGCAATGCCTCGCGGTGCTCGGGATGGGCGGCGGCTTCGGCCCGCTGCCGGGCGCGGGCAAGACGGGCGGCAAGACGGCCGGCGAGCCGCGCGAGCGCGACGGGCACGAGAGGCAGGGCGAGCACTGGGAACACTGGGAGCACGACAAGGAGGAGGAAGACGCCGACATCGGCTATTTCGTGCTGCGCGGCGCGCTCGCGCAGGCGGTGTCGAAGGCGTCGTCGGAAATCGCGTCGAAGGGTTTCGCGACGCATGGCTCGGCCGCGCTGCTGCGCCTCGTGCAGTCGATCGCGTCGCGCTTCTCGGTGCAGGTGACTGAGCAGATCGCCGCGAAATCGATTCCGGCGATCGGCGCCGTGCTCGGCGCGACCGTCAACACGCTCTTCATCGACCATTTCCAGCAGGCCGCGCACGGCCACTTCGCGGTGCGCCGGCTCGAGCGCAAGTACGGGCAGGCGGCCGTGAAGGCGGCGTATCAGGCGATCGACGCGTCTGCCGTGCGCTGA
- a CDS encoding alpha/beta hydrolase, whose protein sequence is MSWQSKVACWLLRRQFHPETQRPVIDPARARRLTKLRMRVPRRPPAGWRLRERYGAGDAPLRGEWLERADAMPGRAQHSRMLLYFHGGGYYFCSPQTHRPLVFALTKHAGVRSFSLDYRLAPEHPFPAALNDALAAYRQLVSAGTPPESIVFGGDSAGGGLALAALVALRDAGDPLPAGAVLFSPWTDLAATGDTLRSHDGLDPMFAGAALGRAARLYLGDTPGTHPHASPLYADFTGLPPLFIQAGSTEVLLDDSRRVADKARAAGVHVELEIWPQMPHVWQIYVPFVPESARALERAAAFVRRIAVERATQRTADASIA, encoded by the coding sequence ATGAGTTGGCAGAGCAAAGTGGCGTGCTGGCTGCTGCGCCGGCAGTTTCATCCCGAGACGCAGCGTCCCGTGATCGATCCGGCGCGTGCGCGGCGGCTGACGAAGCTGCGGATGCGCGTGCCGCGCCGTCCGCCCGCCGGCTGGCGGCTGCGCGAGCGTTACGGCGCCGGCGACGCGCCGCTGCGCGGCGAATGGCTCGAGCGCGCGGACGCCATGCCGGGCCGCGCGCAGCACAGCCGGATGCTGCTGTATTTCCACGGCGGCGGTTATTACTTCTGCTCGCCGCAGACGCATCGCCCGCTCGTGTTCGCGCTGACGAAGCACGCCGGCGTGCGCTCGTTCTCGCTCGACTATCGGCTCGCGCCCGAGCATCCGTTTCCGGCCGCGCTGAACGACGCGCTCGCCGCGTACCGGCAACTCGTGTCCGCCGGCACGCCGCCGGAGTCGATCGTGTTCGGCGGCGATTCGGCGGGCGGCGGCCTCGCGCTCGCGGCGCTCGTCGCGCTGCGCGACGCGGGCGACCCGCTGCCCGCGGGCGCCGTGCTGTTCTCGCCCTGGACCGATCTCGCCGCGACGGGCGACACGCTGCGCTCGCACGACGGGCTCGACCCGATGTTCGCGGGCGCGGCGCTCGGCCGCGCGGCGCGCCTGTATCTCGGCGACACGCCGGGCACGCATCCGCATGCGTCGCCGCTGTACGCGGATTTCACGGGATTGCCGCCGCTCTTCATCCAGGCGGGCAGCACCGAGGTGCTGCTCGACGATTCGCGGCGCGTCGCCGACAAGGCGCGCGCGGCGGGCGTGCACGTCGAACTGGAGATATGGCCGCAGATGCCGCACGTCTGGCAGATCTATGTGCCGTTCGTGCCCGAATCGGCGCGCGCGCTCGAGCGCGCGGCCGCGTTCGTGCGGCGCATCGCGGTCGAGCGCGCGACTCAGCGCACGGCAGACGCGTCGATCGCCTGA
- a CDS encoding CHRD domain-containing protein produces the protein MLTLRRIGFGVLVCACAAGVARAETVKLVASLQPSSEVPPTTSKGSGALDATYDTATHTLRWHATYRDLTGPATAAHFHGPAPVGQNAGVQVPIPKDALASPIVGEKALTDEQVGDLMAGKWYFNVHTKAHSGGEIRGQVQPAN, from the coding sequence ATGTTGACATTGCGCAGGATCGGATTCGGGGTGCTCGTGTGCGCGTGCGCGGCGGGCGTCGCGCGGGCGGAAACGGTGAAGCTCGTCGCGAGCCTGCAGCCGTCGAGCGAAGTGCCGCCGACGACGAGCAAGGGATCGGGCGCGCTCGACGCGACCTACGACACGGCAACCCATACGCTGCGCTGGCACGCCACATACCGCGATCTGACGGGGCCCGCGACCGCCGCGCACTTCCACGGCCCGGCGCCCGTCGGGCAGAACGCGGGCGTGCAGGTGCCGATCCCGAAGGATGCGCTCGCGAGCCCGATCGTCGGCGAGAAGGCGCTGACGGACGAGCAGGTCGGCGATCTGATGGCGGGCAAGTGGTATTTCAATGTGCACACGAAAGCCCATTCGGGCGGCGAGATTCGCGGCCAGGTGCAGCCGGCGAATTGA
- a CDS encoding glycosyltransferase family 4 protein, with amino-acid sequence MKLSSPLSRSSPNVRRNHQDFDAMTTSASQAAGALRDAPPRAAFAGDRSGMAALQKPVAINGKFTSQRLTGVQRVAHEFTSALASLLPGERNPTLVVPRDHVSDALPPAVARRVVPRLRGALWEQLALPFATRGQTLVSLCNVGPLFKRNQVVMIHDVAVFDFPQGYSLKFRLWYRFAFWMLKRRARHILTVSRFSKERIVARLGVAPTDVSTIVSGVDHFGRIASDPAVLERLGLAYDGYVLIVGSLAPGKNLVRTLDAIARLERMRPELRFVIAGGSNVRIFGASALGERASAHNVTWAGYVSDGELKALYENAGCFVFPSLYEGFGLPPLEAMYCGCPVIVSREASLPEACGDAALYCDAHDAVDIAATIAQLMGDAELRREMREKGRRHASRYRWDVAAKQLIGVLRALD; translated from the coding sequence ATGAAGCTGTCTTCCCCGTTATCCAGGTCGTCGCCGAACGTGCGGCGCAATCATCAGGACTTCGATGCAATGACGACGAGCGCGTCGCAGGCAGCGGGCGCGTTGCGCGATGCGCCGCCGCGCGCCGCGTTCGCCGGCGACCGTTCGGGCATGGCGGCGTTGCAGAAGCCCGTCGCGATCAACGGCAAGTTCACGTCGCAGCGTCTGACGGGCGTGCAGCGCGTCGCGCACGAATTCACGTCGGCGCTCGCGAGCCTGCTGCCGGGCGAGCGCAACCCGACGCTCGTCGTGCCGCGCGATCATGTGAGCGACGCGTTGCCACCCGCGGTTGCGCGCCGCGTCGTGCCGCGGCTGCGCGGCGCGCTGTGGGAGCAGCTCGCGCTGCCGTTCGCGACGCGCGGGCAGACGCTCGTGAGCCTGTGCAACGTCGGGCCGCTCTTCAAGCGCAATCAGGTCGTGATGATTCACGACGTCGCCGTGTTTGACTTTCCGCAAGGCTACTCGCTCAAGTTCAGGCTCTGGTATCGCTTCGCGTTCTGGATGCTCAAGCGCCGCGCGCGGCACATCCTGACGGTGTCGCGCTTCTCGAAGGAACGGATCGTCGCGCGTCTGGGCGTCGCGCCGACCGACGTATCGACGATCGTGTCCGGCGTCGATCACTTCGGCCGCATCGCAAGCGATCCGGCGGTGCTCGAGCGGCTCGGCCTTGCCTACGACGGCTACGTGCTGATCGTCGGCTCGCTTGCGCCCGGCAAGAATCTCGTGCGCACGCTCGACGCGATCGCGCGGCTCGAGCGCATGCGCCCCGAGCTCAGGTTCGTGATCGCGGGCGGCAGCAACGTGAGGATCTTCGGCGCATCGGCGCTCGGCGAGCGCGCGAGCGCGCACAACGTCACGTGGGCGGGCTATGTCAGCGACGGCGAGCTGAAGGCGCTGTACGAGAACGCCGGTTGTTTCGTGTTTCCTTCGCTATACGAAGGATTTGGCCTGCCGCCGCTCGAGGCGATGTATTGCGGGTGTCCGGTGATCGTGTCGCGCGAGGCGTCGCTGCCCGAGGCGTGCGGTGACGCCGCGCTGTATTGCGACGCGCACGACGCGGTCGACATCGCGGCGACGATCGCGCAACTGATGGGCGACGCCGAGCTGCGGCGCGAGATGCGGGAGAAAGGGCGAAGGCATGCGTCGCGGTATCGCTGGGACGTTGCCGCGAAGCAGTTGATCGGCGTGCTGCGCGCGCTCGATTGA
- a CDS encoding polysaccharide biosynthesis/export family protein encodes MNDNLSAPTDSTVYDVRLITPQLVYTLKQADEADTRAKEAGIAQSLPTAPGDYRVGPDDVLGIVVWDHPELTRGGGNGTLADTSPLADIGTLQASGGLGGVLPQQVSAFGTNGQGEVDSPGQRVAANGTIFFPTLGRVRVEGMSPVQIAALLSRRLNKQIRNPQIDVRVTQYRSQRVQVTGDVKNPGQLSLTGSHLRVVDAINRAGGGNPDADLQRVLVTRGDQVMTIDVNRILNRGDLRQNIVLQANDIVHVPDRTQNRVFVMGEVPKPQTVYMNQGQLSLADALSAAGSIDPMGANPRQVIVIRHPNPPLAQAPGVQSALQEGLKKVSYAPERNKPEVFRLDMTQVDALMLATEFDMKPLDVVYVGTAPAARFNRMLSQILPTAESFYLIWSVSRGR; translated from the coding sequence ATGAACGACAATTTGAGCGCACCGACGGATTCGACGGTGTACGACGTCAGGCTGATCACGCCGCAGCTCGTCTATACGCTCAAGCAGGCCGACGAGGCCGATACGCGCGCGAAGGAAGCGGGGATCGCGCAAAGCCTGCCCACCGCGCCCGGCGACTATCGCGTCGGCCCGGACGACGTGCTCGGCATCGTCGTGTGGGATCATCCCGAGCTCACGCGCGGCGGCGGCAACGGCACGCTCGCCGATACGTCGCCGCTCGCCGACATCGGCACGCTGCAGGCATCGGGCGGCCTGGGCGGCGTGCTGCCGCAGCAGGTCAGCGCATTCGGCACGAACGGGCAAGGCGAGGTCGACTCGCCGGGCCAGCGCGTCGCCGCCAACGGCACGATCTTCTTTCCGACGCTCGGCCGCGTGCGTGTCGAAGGGATGAGCCCCGTGCAGATCGCCGCACTGCTTTCTCGGCGCCTGAACAAACAGATCAGGAATCCTCAGATCGACGTGCGCGTGACGCAGTATCGCAGTCAGCGCGTGCAGGTGACGGGCGACGTGAAGAACCCTGGGCAACTGTCGTTGACGGGCTCGCATCTGCGCGTCGTCGATGCGATCAACCGCGCGGGCGGCGGCAACCCGGATGCGGATCTGCAGCGCGTGCTCGTCACGCGCGGCGATCAGGTGATGACGATCGACGTGAACCGCATCCTGAATCGCGGCGACTTGCGCCAGAACATCGTGCTGCAGGCGAACGACATCGTCCACGTGCCCGATCGCACGCAGAACCGCGTATTCGTGATGGGCGAGGTGCCGAAGCCGCAAACCGTCTACATGAACCAGGGGCAGCTCTCGCTCGCGGACGCGTTGAGCGCGGCGGGCAGCATCGACCCGATGGGAGCGAATCCGCGCCAGGTGATCGTGATTCGCCATCCGAATCCGCCGCTCGCGCAGGCGCCGGGCGTGCAGAGCGCGTTGCAGGAGGGCCTGAAGAAGGTCAGCTACGCGCCCGAGCGCAACAAGCCCGAAGTGTTCCGTCTCGACATGACGCAGGTGGACGCGCTGATGCTCGCGACCGAGTTCGACATGAAGCCGCTCGACGTCGTGTATGTCGGCACGGCGCCTGCCGCGCGCTTCAACCGGATGCTCTCGCAGATCCTGCCGACGGCAGAATCGTTCTATCTGATCTGGTCGGTGAGCCGCGGCCGCTGA
- a CDS encoding undecaprenyl-phosphate glucose phosphotransferase: MSGLLNKLLDVALAAAGALLAQMLYDGGVLAVSDEQRTAIALLCALTLLVFPAIGVYDGAREQMSYRTLSRVLLGWLGVAAIAGAFTLLLQRDADVSLAWLGRTMLMSGAVLLLGKASIHGVLNSLRRTGAKPRAVAIVGSEVYGRAVLEQLRASPSHGYEAVCVFDDSVRTADAEARVSGVSCVSDLRELKRRVRAGAIDEIWLALPLSHERQIQRIVREFRHDFVNLRFLPDVRGITFFNRSVTQVVGMPAINLATSPLSIPQLWPKFIFDRLFALAVLIPLSPILAALALAVRFSSPGPVLFRQKRKGVDGREFEILKFRTMRVHAEAAGVVRQASRNDSRITKVGAFLRRTSLDELPQFFNVLFGQMSVVGPRPHAIEHDDIYKELVDGYMYRYRVRPGITGWAQVNGYRGETRKVEKMAARVKFDLFYMQNWTFWFDIKIILITLVKGFVGRNAF, encoded by the coding sequence ATGTCGGGACTCTTGAACAAACTGCTCGATGTCGCACTGGCCGCGGCGGGCGCGCTGCTCGCACAGATGCTGTACGACGGCGGTGTCCTCGCCGTGTCGGACGAGCAGCGCACGGCCATCGCGCTGCTGTGCGCGCTGACGCTGCTCGTCTTTCCGGCGATCGGCGTTTATGACGGCGCGCGCGAGCAGATGTCATATCGCACGCTGTCGCGCGTGCTGCTCGGCTGGCTCGGCGTCGCGGCGATCGCCGGGGCTTTCACGCTGCTGCTGCAGCGCGACGCCGACGTGTCGCTCGCGTGGCTCGGCCGGACGATGCTGATGTCGGGCGCGGTGTTGCTGCTTGGCAAGGCGTCGATTCATGGCGTGCTGAACAGCCTGCGTCGCACGGGCGCGAAGCCGCGCGCGGTCGCGATCGTCGGCTCCGAGGTCTACGGACGCGCGGTGCTCGAGCAGCTTCGGGCGTCGCCGTCGCACGGCTACGAGGCTGTCTGCGTGTTCGACGACAGCGTGCGCACGGCCGATGCCGAGGCGCGCGTGAGCGGCGTGTCCTGCGTCTCCGATCTGCGCGAGTTGAAGCGCCGCGTGCGCGCAGGCGCGATCGACGAGATCTGGCTCGCGTTGCCGCTGTCGCACGAGCGTCAGATTCAGCGGATCGTGCGCGAGTTTCGCCACGATTTCGTGAACCTGCGCTTCCTGCCCGATGTGCGCGGGATCACGTTCTTCAACCGCTCGGTCACGCAGGTCGTTGGCATGCCCGCGATCAATCTCGCGACGAGCCCGCTGTCGATTCCGCAGCTCTGGCCGAAGTTCATCTTCGATCGCCTGTTCGCGCTCGCGGTGCTGATTCCGCTGTCGCCGATTCTCGCGGCGCTCGCGCTCGCGGTGAGGTTCTCGTCGCCGGGGCCTGTGCTGTTCCGGCAGAAGCGCAAGGGCGTCGACGGCCGCGAGTTCGAGATCCTGAAATTCCGCACGATGCGCGTGCATGCCGAGGCGGCGGGCGTCGTGCGCCAGGCGTCGCGCAACGATTCGCGCATCACGAAGGTCGGCGCGTTCCTGCGCCGCACGTCGCTCGACGAGCTGCCGCAATTCTTCAACGTGCTGTTCGGCCAGATGTCCGTCGTCGGTCCGCGTCCGCACGCGATCGAGCACGACGACATCTACAAGGAGCTCGTCGACGGCTACATGTACCGCTATCGCGTGCGTCCCGGCATCACCGGCTGGGCGCAGGTGAACGGTTATCGGGGCGAGACGCGCAAGGTCGAGAAGATGGCCGCGCGCGTGAAGTTCGATCTTTTCTACATGCAGAACTGGACCTTCTGGTTCGACATCAAGATCATCCTGATCACGCTCGTCAAGGGATTCGTCGGCCGCAACGCGTTCTGA